One part of the Micrococcus sp. 2A genome encodes these proteins:
- the smpB gene encoding SsrA-binding protein SmpB, whose protein sequence is MGKNAKGKPAKQPAPGERMVIASNRKARHDYTILDTYEAGLVLTGTEVKSLREGKASLVDGFAVFYRDELFLEQVYIPEYLNGSWTNHAARRRRKLLLHRAELIKISREIQESGLTIVPLQLYFLDGRVKVEIGIARGNREYDKRHVLREKQDAREAQRAMRARNRRAA, encoded by the coding sequence ATGGGAAAGAACGCGAAGGGGAAGCCCGCCAAGCAGCCGGCCCCCGGCGAGCGCATGGTGATCGCCTCCAACCGCAAGGCCCGGCACGACTACACCATCCTCGACACCTACGAGGCCGGCTTGGTCCTGACCGGCACAGAGGTGAAGTCGCTGCGCGAGGGCAAGGCGTCCCTGGTGGACGGGTTCGCCGTGTTCTACCGGGACGAGCTGTTCCTGGAGCAGGTGTACATCCCCGAGTACCTCAACGGCTCGTGGACCAACCACGCCGCCCGCCGGCGCCGCAAGCTCCTCCTGCACCGTGCGGAGCTGATCAAGATCAGCCGTGAGATCCAGGAGTCGGGCCTGACCATCGTGCCGCTGCAGCTGTACTTCCTGGACGGCCGGGTCAAGGTGGAGATCGGGATCGCGCGCGGCAACCGGGAGTACGACAAGCGCCACGTGCTGCGCGAGAAGCAGGACGCCCGCGAGGCGCAGCGCGCCATGCGGGCCCGCAACCGCCGCGCGGCCTGA